Proteins encoded within one genomic window of Candidatus Zixiibacteriota bacterium:
- a CDS encoding threonylcarbamoyl-AMP synthase, translating into MRILNILKTDQYRPDFDTIEKAAEVLTKGGLIIAPTETNYGFLGRTDRDEVVKKIFNLKQRSLNLPTAIFVRSLKEIDFLADLNRTARKLARTLLPGPLTLILSDRAGFPAPIVTDHKIGIRYSSSPLIDKIMNRVDFNLTATSANLSGQPTPETIDIAADIFGVKVDLYLDSGRLNSLPSTVVDCTGENYRILRTGVYGPDEIEKAMKEN; encoded by the coding sequence ATGAGAATCCTCAATATCCTGAAGACTGATCAATATCGGCCTGATTTTGATACTATTGAAAAAGCCGCCGAGGTTTTGACCAAAGGCGGCCTTATCATTGCTCCCACGGAAACGAATTACGGTTTTCTGGGTAGAACTGACAGAGATGAGGTGGTAAAAAAAATTTTCAATTTGAAGCAAAGGAGTCTGAACCTGCCGACCGCAATATTCGTCCGTTCACTGAAGGAAATCGATTTCCTGGCCGATTTAAATCGTACCGCACGAAAACTCGCCCGGACCTTGCTTCCGGGACCGCTGACCCTGATCCTATCCGATCGCGCCGGATTCCCGGCCCCGATTGTCACCGATCATAAAATCGGAATCAGGTATTCGTCGTCGCCGCTAATCGACAAAATAATGAACCGGGTCGATTTCAATCTGACCGCCACCAGTGCCAATCTTTCCGGTCAGCCGACACCGGAGACCATAGATATTGCGGCTGATATTTTTGGGGTTAAAGTCGATTTATATCTTGATTCCGGTCGTCTTAATTCCTTACCTTCCACGGTTGTGGATTGTACCGGTGAAAATTACCGCATTCTGAGAACCGGAGTTTATGGACCGGATGAAATCGAAAAGGCAATGAAGGAGAATTAA
- a CDS encoding low molecular weight protein arginine phosphatase codes for MLRVMFVCTGNTCRSPMAEGGLEKLLENRNIEGIVVCSSGTAAAAGFPATTYAIEAVKMWEADITRHRSQPLTAELIKNADVIIGMTSSHCREVGLIDPSAEQKTYLLKNFPQSGCEGDGVEDPIGGSLDMYNQTFLEIGEELGRILPDLAKMAGQKSE; via the coding sequence ATGTTACGAGTTATGTTTGTTTGCACCGGCAATACTTGTCGGTCACCGATGGCCGAAGGCGGCCTGGAAAAATTGCTGGAAAATCGTAATATCGAAGGAATTGTGGTTTGTTCGTCCGGAACGGCGGCGGCCGCGGGATTTCCAGCCACGACTTACGCTATCGAGGCCGTGAAAATGTGGGAGGCCGACATAACCCGTCACAGATCCCAGCCTCTTACCGCCGAATTGATAAAAAACGCCGATGTTATTATCGGTATGACATCGAGCCATTGCCGGGAAGTCGGACTGATCGATCCATCAGCTGAACAGAAAACATATCTTTTAAAGAATTTTCCGCAATCCGGTTGCGAAGGTGATGGAGTCGAGGACCCTATTGGCGGTTCACTCGATATGTACAACCAGACTTTTCTGGAAATTGGTGAAGAGCTGGGCCGAATTCTCCCCGATCTGGCAAAAATGGCTGGTCAAAAATCGGAATAA
- a CDS encoding DUF362 domain-containing protein has translation MYNIDMSRVIVVKWADRNHRRDFTTEEYKTLIDYGLRKLAGSDSVSGAVSKCLPVGVIGFKTNCLARKFNSTPVALCDALAETLGKCGFEENDIIIWDRSNDELEKAGFKLNASSFGRRCFGTNSNGVGYSRDFYSSGKVNSLVSRILTDLVNHNINLPILKDHSIAGLSGGLKNMYGAINNPNKYHIPNCDPYAAHISNLKPIKSKNRLTIIDAVRIQYHFGPGFDNRYLDYYNGLILSDDPVAADRVALEILEYFRRLHNLPSLEQDNRPVKYLDSASAIGLGESRLENIIIDTAVIDSDGRASTGELL, from the coding sequence TTGTATAATATTGATATGAGCCGGGTGATAGTTGTCAAATGGGCCGATCGGAATCACCGCCGAGATTTCACCACCGAGGAGTATAAAACACTCATCGATTATGGATTGCGAAAATTGGCCGGTTCGGATTCCGTTTCCGGGGCCGTATCAAAATGCCTTCCCGTCGGGGTGATTGGCTTCAAAACCAATTGCCTGGCGAGAAAATTCAATTCCACACCGGTGGCATTATGCGATGCCCTGGCGGAAACGCTCGGGAAGTGCGGATTCGAAGAAAACGATATTATTATCTGGGATCGAAGCAATGATGAACTCGAAAAAGCCGGTTTCAAACTGAACGCTTCATCTTTCGGCCGCCGCTGTTTCGGCACCAACAGCAATGGAGTGGGATACAGCCGCGATTTTTACAGCTCGGGGAAGGTCAATTCGCTGGTTAGCCGTATTTTAACCGACCTGGTTAATCACAATATCAATCTTCCGATTCTCAAGGATCATTCCATCGCCGGGCTTTCCGGAGGGTTGAAAAATATGTACGGGGCTATCAACAATCCCAACAAATACCATATTCCCAACTGCGATCCCTATGCGGCCCATATCTCTAATCTGAAACCGATTAAAAGCAAAAACCGGCTGACTATTATTGACGCGGTCAGAATTCAGTATCATTTCGGACCGGGTTTCGACAACCGCTATCTTGATTATTATAATGGTTTGATTCTTTCCGATGATCCGGTGGCGGCCGATCGGGTGGCTCTGGAAATCCTGGAGTATTTCCGGCGTTTGCATAATTTGCCATCCCTTGAACAGGATAATCGTCCGGTAAAGTATCTTGATTCAGCCTCGGCCATTGGACTGGGGGAAAGCCGGCTGGAGAATATAATTATTGATACGGCCGTTATCGATTCCGATGGTCGGGCTTCAACAGGGGAATTATTGTGA
- a CDS encoding DUF3108 domain-containing protein, with product MVKKILIVALSLITFATGFYFIEIVPRKASAGTESPAVTDDSGIGRYEENLAFGIGEILQFDIGYGFINAGYATMEVKDLIEYNGRPCYLLISTANSNRFFSSFYRVEDRVESVFDARGLFSWHFEKKLSEGSYQANKSYSFDQENHRVIYENDTLDINNYIQDALSILYYVRTRDLKIGESIYVDNFTDGKSYPMEVRVLQKETVKVKAGKFDCLVVEPLLLSAGIFQHEGRLKVWLTDDRLKLPVLMKSKVLVGSISAELTDYQLGEILDF from the coding sequence ATGGTTAAAAAGATATTAATAGTAGCCTTAAGCCTGATAACCTTTGCGACCGGATTCTATTTTATCGAAATAGTCCCGCGCAAAGCCTCGGCCGGCACCGAATCGCCCGCCGTGACTGACGATAGCGGTATCGGCCGTTATGAGGAGAACCTCGCTTTCGGAATTGGCGAAATACTGCAATTCGATATCGGCTACGGTTTTATTAATGCCGGTTATGCCACTATGGAGGTCAAGGATTTGATTGAATATAATGGGCGGCCCTGTTATCTGCTGATATCGACAGCCAACTCCAACCGATTTTTCTCGTCATTTTACCGCGTGGAGGATCGGGTTGAATCGGTTTTCGACGCCCGGGGCCTGTTTAGCTGGCATTTCGAGAAAAAGCTGAGCGAGGGGAGTTATCAGGCAAACAAGAGCTATTCTTTCGACCAGGAAAACCATCGGGTTATCTATGAAAACGACACATTGGATATCAATAATTATATCCAAGACGCTTTGTCCATATTATATTATGTCAGGACCCGTGATTTAAAAATCGGTGAGTCCATCTACGTCGATAATTTCACCGATGGCAAATCGTACCCAATGGAAGTCCGGGTTCTCCAGAAAGAAACCGTCAAGGTGAAGGCCGGGAAATTCGACTGCTTGGTGGTCGAACCGTTACTCCTCTCGGCCGGTATTTTTCAGCATGAAGGACGGTTGAAAGTCTGGCTGACCGATGACCGTTTGAAATTACCCGTCCTGATGAAATCAAAAGTGTTGGTCGGCTCGATTTCGGCCGAGTTGACCGACTATCAACTGGGTGAAATTCTCGATTTTTAG
- a CDS encoding SPOR domain-containing protein has product MIKSQSITVAFLWAVLIIILAGCRGSFDRPGEEIAKGEKSSKEIAYNPMALSDDYINVPALYPIAARIDTSGFTADTSALSPLGIVTAAAREDYRIQLFTSNTYGPAAKELNIAREVFDRPVYLDYEVPYYKVRVADFGSRREAEDYLPVAREAGYKNAWVVRISLNIEKLDDIYDDNLPPLVDTSDTGLIRPEPIDENPQYPED; this is encoded by the coding sequence ATGATTAAATCGCAATCAATAACGGTGGCTTTTTTATGGGCCGTCCTGATCATTATTCTGGCCGGGTGCCGGGGATCTTTTGATCGGCCCGGCGAGGAAATCGCCAAGGGTGAAAAATCTTCAAAAGAGATTGCTTATAATCCAATGGCCCTCTCCGATGATTATATAAACGTTCCGGCCTTATATCCAATTGCTGCCCGAATTGACACCTCCGGATTCACCGCCGACACAAGCGCTTTATCACCTTTGGGGATAGTCACGGCGGCCGCGCGGGAGGATTACCGGATACAGCTATTTACGTCCAACACTTATGGCCCCGCGGCCAAGGAACTGAATATTGCCCGGGAGGTCTTTGATCGGCCGGTTTATCTTGATTATGAGGTGCCGTACTATAAAGTGCGGGTAGCCGATTTCGGTTCCCGGCGGGAGGCTGAGGATTATCTCCCGGTTGCCAGGGAAGCCGGCTACAAAAACGCCTGGGTGGTTCGGATAAGCCTTAATATCGAAAAGCTCGATGATATCTATGATGACAACCTGCCGCCGCTGGTGGATACAAGCGATACGGGCCTGATTAGACCGGAACCGATTGATGAGAATCCTCAATATCCTGAAGACTGA
- a CDS encoding alanine racemase, whose translation MSLKIRDIETPALLIEKTVMENNIRAMQHLADLNDVKLRVHIKTHKIPELALKQLKEGAAGIAVAKLGEAEIMAGAGIRDIQVANIIVGPEKIARLLKLHRTCRITVAIDSIENARQLSTAFEKAGRILEVLVEINTGLNRAGLNSYDELLALLKKCQRLKGLSVTGLMTHAGHAYGARSLAEIEKIGRKEGRILVRYAARLKADGFDNVEVVSVGSTPTARFCSAIKGVTELRVGNYIFNDMSQVSLNMASVSDCALTVLSSVVSRPKKSRTVIDAGSKSLALDRGAHGRETIRGFGHIVGGGGEIIRLSEEHGIIENVTRNFKLGQKIRIMPNHACTVMNLFDHAYLVDGNTVLKKYPIAARGKSQ comes from the coding sequence ATGAGTCTTAAAATCCGGGATATCGAAACTCCGGCACTGCTTATCGAAAAAACGGTCATGGAAAATAATATCCGGGCCATGCAACATCTGGCCGATTTAAACGACGTTAAGCTGAGAGTGCATATCAAGACTCATAAAATTCCGGAACTGGCCCTAAAACAGCTCAAAGAAGGAGCGGCGGGAATTGCAGTGGCCAAACTGGGCGAGGCCGAAATAATGGCCGGGGCAGGAATTCGGGATATCCAGGTCGCCAATATAATTGTCGGACCGGAAAAAATAGCCCGCCTCCTGAAACTCCACCGAACCTGCCGGATTACCGTTGCCATAGACTCAATCGAAAATGCTCGCCAACTTTCGACCGCATTTGAAAAGGCCGGCCGGATACTGGAGGTGCTGGTTGAAATAAATACCGGCCTCAATCGCGCCGGACTCAATTCGTATGATGAGTTGCTGGCATTACTTAAGAAATGCCAGCGGTTGAAAGGACTTAGTGTTACAGGTTTAATGACTCATGCCGGGCATGCCTACGGCGCGCGCAGTCTGGCTGAAATCGAGAAAATCGGGAGAAAAGAGGGGCGAATTTTGGTCCGGTATGCAGCCCGATTGAAAGCCGACGGGTTTGACAATGTCGAAGTCGTTTCGGTTGGTTCCACTCCAACCGCCCGGTTTTGTTCGGCCATTAAGGGTGTTACAGAACTCCGGGTCGGTAATTATATTTTTAATGATATGTCTCAAGTATCACTCAATATGGCAAGCGTAAGCGATTGTGCATTAACGGTATTATCGTCGGTGGTAAGCCGTCCGAAAAAATCCCGGACAGTTATCGATGCCGGAAGTAAATCTCTGGCTCTGGACCGGGGGGCGCATGGACGGGAGACAATCAGAGGATTCGGGCATATTGTCGGGGGTGGAGGCGAGATTATCAGATTATCAGAGGAACATGGCATAATCGAGAATGTTACCAGGAATTTCAAACTCGGTCAGAAAATCCGCATCATGCCAAACCATGCCTGCACGGTTATGAATTTATTCGACCATGCCTATCTGGTCGATGGAAATACTGTCCTGAAGAAATACCCGATTGCCGCGCGGGGAAAATCTCAATGA
- a CDS encoding thiamine diphosphokinase yields the protein MKTGEKYILFLNNRYNRKADAFYLNLLSGKTTVAVDGGIRFFIKNRIYPNLLIGDFDSVPPMSERFLSHFDVIRYPSRKDKTDIHLAVDHVLRSGANEIDICGGIGGCEIDHILGNICLLDLVNKYGGSYKKKIRARLIDPGTEVYLVENGSVEITGEKGDYLSVIPLESGIKVKYRGLEYPPPSGRLKFGDSLTLRNRLTAKKCHLAISGRALVIRSANQS from the coding sequence ATGAAAACCGGCGAGAAATATATTCTTTTCTTGAATAACCGTTATAATCGGAAGGCCGATGCCTTTTATCTGAATCTACTGTCCGGGAAAACCACGGTGGCGGTCGATGGCGGAATCAGGTTTTTTATCAAAAACCGGATTTATCCCAATCTTCTGATCGGCGATTTCGATTCCGTGCCGCCCATGTCGGAGAGATTCTTGAGTCATTTCGATGTTATCCGGTATCCCTCCCGAAAAGACAAAACCGATATTCATCTGGCCGTGGATCATGTTTTGAGATCGGGGGCGAATGAAATTGATATTTGCGGCGGAATAGGCGGATGTGAGATCGATCATATTCTGGGTAATATCTGTCTCCTTGACCTGGTCAATAAATATGGTGGATCGTATAAAAAGAAAATCCGGGCCCGGTTGATCGATCCGGGGACCGAGGTTTATCTGGTGGAGAATGGATCGGTCGAGATAACGGGAGAAAAAGGCGACTATCTGTCGGTCATCCCGCTGGAATCCGGGATAAAAGTGAAATATCGGGGGCTGGAGTATCCGCCGCCATCGGGACGATTGAAATTCGGCGACAGCCTGACCTTGAGGAATCGATTGACCGCAAAGAAATGCCATCTGGCAATATCCGGTCGGGCGTTGGTAATAAGGAGTGCCAACCAATCATAA
- the amrS gene encoding AmmeMemoRadiSam system radical SAM enzyme, whose amino-acid sequence MMKRRYFLKCLGCGAVLTATSQTGLIPGIIGGIQNAWALDFTHELSDMEARYYKKLENGGVECILCPRHCRVTDLERGYCGVRENRKDVYHTLVYGRPCAVNIDPIEKKPLFHFYPGTTAFSLATAGCNCNCKFCQNYDISQSRPEQTDNMNLPPEEIVSSCLSRKVPIIAYTYSEPVIFYEYMYDTAKLGREKGIKSVMITGGYIEKDPLADLLNHLDAVKVDLKAIRDGYYKNIVDSELRPILNAILQIKKAGVWLELVYLVVPTLNDSESEFKDLASWIKTNLGLDTPLHFSRFYPQYLLKDLPPTPEKTLQMAHDICRAEGLEYVYLGNLPRHPAESTYCPKCGKVLIERAGYRILQNNLKGNYCSYCGHEIPGRY is encoded by the coding sequence GTGATGAAACGCCGATATTTTCTCAAATGTCTGGGATGCGGCGCGGTTCTTACCGCCACCTCGCAGACCGGCCTTATTCCCGGAATAATCGGCGGTATTCAGAATGCCTGGGCCCTCGATTTCACTCATGAATTATCAGATATGGAAGCCCGATATTATAAAAAACTGGAGAATGGGGGAGTGGAATGTATTCTGTGTCCCCGCCATTGCCGGGTGACCGATCTTGAACGGGGTTATTGCGGTGTCCGCGAAAACCGGAAAGATGTTTACCATACCCTGGTATATGGACGACCCTGTGCCGTTAATATCGATCCCATTGAAAAAAAGCCACTCTTTCATTTCTATCCCGGGACGACAGCTTTTTCTCTGGCAACTGCCGGATGTAATTGCAATTGCAAATTCTGCCAGAACTACGATATTTCCCAGTCCCGGCCGGAGCAGACCGATAACATGAATCTCCCCCCGGAGGAAATTGTCTCATCATGTCTTTCCCGCAAAGTCCCGATTATCGCTTACACCTATTCCGAGCCAGTCATCTTTTACGAGTACATGTATGACACCGCCAAACTTGGACGCGAAAAGGGTATTAAGTCGGTCATGATAACGGGGGGATATATCGAAAAAGATCCTCTGGCCGACTTGCTCAATCATCTCGATGCCGTCAAGGTGGATTTGAAAGCGATACGTGATGGCTATTATAAGAATATAGTTGACAGTGAATTACGGCCAATCCTTAATGCAATACTTCAAATAAAAAAGGCCGGGGTATGGTTGGAACTGGTCTATCTAGTGGTCCCCACTCTCAATGATTCGGAATCGGAATTCAAGGATTTGGCCTCCTGGATCAAGACCAATCTGGGACTGGATACGCCGCTTCATTTTTCTCGTTTTTATCCCCAGTACCTGTTAAAAGACCTGCCACCAACACCGGAGAAGACCCTCCAGATGGCTCATGATATTTGCCGGGCTGAGGGTCTGGAGTATGTTTATCTGGGTAACCTGCCCCGGCATCCGGCGGAATCTACTTATTGTCCCAAGTGCGGCAAGGTTCTGATCGAACGGGCCGGGTACCGCATTCTGCAGAACAATCTTAAAGGTAACTACTGCTCCTATTGTGGTCATGAAATACCGGGGCGGTATTAA
- the amrB gene encoding AmmeMemoRadiSam system protein B, translated as MMRKFLVLLVVAALLALIAGSLAAGPNRKPAVAGSFYPADEAELRQMVETHLARVGNLPEIDGRILALVVPHAGLVYSGQIAAYGYKLLDGNHINKVILCGGAHRYPFDGLSVYGPYVTWSTPLGSIQCENNYTTKLIGFDEKIEFNAAPHLQEHSLEVQLPYLQVALGDFFITPILMGNPSKENIDLLTNALKSLEFDDSTIMVASTDWQHYRSAKDGYPMDSVGMVCLENLDPVRLERALQNHQTEMCGGGTVVAVMRAAITKGANRVKILKYGDSGDISGDKNSVVGYVAAVIYKADLTGDKAKVGGQQGAVEEKKLPDKFELSKDEKKVLLEIARSSLESYLKNGTIPEFKVNDNLNKFGAAFVTLEENGNLRGCIGHTMAVEPLYKTVSTCAVQAGVADPRFPPVDSDEVGRLHIEISVLTPMQKVVSLDEIEVGRDGLMLFKGNSRGLLLPQVAVDYGWDRNQFLQQTCHKAGLSPDAYKDPDAVIYKFQAVVFGE; from the coding sequence ATGATGAGGAAATTCCTTGTATTATTGGTAGTTGCGGCCTTATTGGCACTGATAGCGGGCAGTCTGGCGGCCGGTCCCAATCGTAAACCGGCTGTGGCCGGAAGCTTTTATCCGGCCGATGAGGCCGAATTACGGCAAATGGTGGAAACTCATCTGGCACGGGTTGGAAATCTGCCGGAAATTGATGGCCGGATCCTGGCTTTGGTTGTTCCACATGCCGGTCTGGTTTATTCGGGACAAATCGCCGCATATGGCTATAAGCTCCTCGATGGGAATCATATTAATAAAGTCATATTATGCGGCGGGGCCCACCGTTATCCTTTCGATGGTCTTTCAGTCTATGGCCCTTATGTTACCTGGTCCACTCCCCTGGGTTCAATCCAGTGCGAAAATAACTACACTACGAAGCTGATCGGATTCGATGAAAAAATTGAATTCAACGCGGCCCCCCATCTCCAGGAACACTCTCTTGAGGTGCAACTGCCCTACCTCCAGGTGGCTCTGGGCGATTTCTTTATTACCCCGATCTTAATGGGCAATCCCTCCAAAGAGAATATTGACCTTTTGACCAATGCCTTAAAATCACTGGAATTCGATGATAGCACCATCATGGTGGCTTCCACCGACTGGCAGCATTACCGTTCGGCGAAAGATGGTTATCCCATGGATTCGGTGGGTATGGTCTGTCTGGAGAACCTGGATCCCGTCAGACTCGAAAGAGCCCTTCAGAATCACCAGACTGAAATGTGCGGCGGTGGAACAGTGGTGGCGGTCATGAGAGCGGCTATCACCAAAGGAGCCAACAGGGTTAAGATTTTAAAATATGGCGATTCCGGCGATATCAGCGGCGATAAAAACTCGGTGGTGGGGTATGTTGCGGCTGTTATCTATAAGGCTGATTTGACGGGCGATAAAGCCAAAGTAGGCGGTCAACAGGGCGCCGTGGAGGAAAAAAAATTGCCGGATAAGTTCGAATTAAGTAAAGATGAAAAAAAGGTTTTACTGGAAATTGCCCGGTCGTCTTTGGAAAGTTATCTGAAGAATGGGACGATTCCGGAATTTAAGGTAAATGATAATCTGAACAAATTCGGGGCCGCTTTTGTCACTCTGGAAGAAAACGGTAATCTGCGGGGCTGTATCGGTCATACCATGGCCGTGGAACCATTATACAAGACAGTTTCAACCTGCGCGGTACAGGCAGGGGTAGCCGATCCCCGTTTCCCGCCGGTTGATAGTGACGAAGTGGGACGGTTGCATATCGAAATTTCGGTCCTGACCCCGATGCAAAAGGTGGTTTCACTGGACGAAATCGAAGTAGGAAGGGACGGTTTAATGCTTTTCAAAGGCAACAGCCGAGGGTTGTTACTACCTCAGGTTGCGGTTGATTATGGCTGGGATAGGAATCAGTTTTTACAGCAAACCTGCCACAAGGCCGGTTTATCGCCGGATGCTTATAAAGATCCCGATGCGGTTATTTACAAATTCCAGGCGGTTGTTTTTGGTGAATAG
- a CDS encoding mannose-1-phosphate guanylyltransferase: MIYGVILAGGRGERFWPLSRVNRPKQLLKLISDKTMLQETIDRILPLIPLERILVVTSADMTAPILKEIKSLKPENILGEPFGRDTCLAIGLAAEHLKKIDPKAVMVVLSADHIIKPPEKLLAIIKAGARIASEEEKLITIGIDPTRAETGYGYIKMAEQYKIVDGIAVYEVDSFTEKPKPVVAQQYYYGRKHLWNSGMFIWSVDAVINAIDQCQPEMCTLLDNYSREIGTDRESSERSRLYKQSPPISIDFAVLENAENVLAIKGDIIWDDVGSWNALERYKEKDMDNNVIIGRARTEGTYETTIYNENGGIIVSIGVSDTVIVKTDDIVLVAHKTKVNEVKKVLKELGQEEDLKKYL, encoded by the coding sequence TTGATTTACGGAGTTATCCTGGCGGGCGGGCGCGGAGAGCGGTTCTGGCCACTATCACGGGTGAACCGGCCAAAACAGCTTCTCAAACTGATTTCCGATAAAACCATGCTTCAGGAAACTATCGACCGCATTCTCCCCCTGATTCCCCTGGAACGGATTCTGGTGGTTACCTCGGCCGATATGACGGCGCCGATACTGAAGGAAATTAAATCCCTCAAGCCGGAAAATATTCTGGGAGAACCATTCGGGCGCGACACCTGCCTGGCCATCGGTCTGGCCGCGGAACATCTCAAGAAAATCGATCCCAAAGCGGTCATGGTGGTTCTCTCGGCGGATCACATTATCAAGCCCCCCGAAAAACTACTTGCAATAATCAAGGCTGGAGCCAGAATCGCTTCCGAGGAAGAAAAGCTGATTACGATCGGGATCGACCCGACCCGCGCGGAAACCGGTTATGGCTATATCAAAATGGCCGAGCAGTACAAAATAGTCGATGGGATTGCCGTCTATGAAGTCGATTCATTCACCGAAAAACCGAAACCGGTGGTTGCCCAGCAGTACTATTACGGGCGAAAACATCTCTGGAATTCGGGTATGTTCATCTGGTCGGTCGATGCCGTAATCAATGCTATCGATCAGTGTCAGCCGGAGATGTGCACTCTGCTCGATAATTATTCCCGGGAAATCGGCACCGACCGGGAATCCTCGGAGCGAAGCCGTTTGTATAAACAGAGTCCCCCGATATCCATAGATTTCGCCGTTCTCGAAAATGCCGAAAACGTTCTGGCTATCAAGGGGGATATTATCTGGGATGACGTCGGAAGCTGGAATGCCCTGGAGCGATACAAAGAAAAGGATATGGATAACAATGTCATCATCGGCCGCGCCCGGACCGAGGGTACGTATGAAACCACGATTTATAACGAAAACGGCGGTATAATAGTCTCGATCGGGGTCTCCGATACGGTTATCGTTAAAACCGATGACATCGTCCTGGTGGCTCATAAAACCAAAGTCAACGAAGTTAAGAAAGTACTCAAGGAATTGGGACAGGAAGAAGACCTGAAGAAATACTTATGA